A single window of Mustela erminea isolate mMusErm1 chromosome 4, mMusErm1.Pri, whole genome shotgun sequence DNA harbors:
- the RPP40 gene encoding ribonuclease P protein subunit p40 isoform X1, whose protein sequence is MATLRRLREVPRHLLVCEKSNFGHDKSRHRHLVETHYHNYRVSFLIPECGILSKELKNLVMETGPYYFVKNLPLHELITHEFIHSFVKKGSFYALTYNTNIDEDNTVALLPNGKLILSLDKDTYEETGLQGRPSKYSGRKVMKFIVSIDLMDLSFNLNSKKYERISWSFKEKKPLKFDFLLAWHHTGAEESTVMSHFSSYRIQEHQPKIALSTVTELQCPVLRSSALQGEPEAACSAPELLDWLGAVFSHTELNNEPHNFISTYCCPQPSTVVAKAYLCTITGFILPEKICLLLEQLRHYFDEPKLAPWVTLSVQGFADSPVSWRENEHGFRKGGEHLYNFVIFNNQDYWLQMAVGANDDCPP, encoded by the exons ATGGCTACTCTGCGCCGGCTGCGGGAAGTCCCCCGGCACTTGCTGGTCTGCGAGAAATCCAACTTCGGCCATGACAAGTCGCGCCACCGGCATCTTGTGGAGACGCACTATCACAACTACAGG GTTTCATTTCTGATTCCTGAATGTGGGATACtgtcaaaagaactgaaaaaccTAGTCATGGAAACTGGACCTTATTACTTTGTGAAGAACTTACCTCTTCATGAGTTAATTACACACGAATTCATCCACTCCTTTGTGAAGAAAG GTTCGTTCTATGCACTAACATACAATACAAATATTGATGAAGATAATACTGTTGCCCTCCTGCCAAACG GGAAATTAATTTTATCACTGGATAAAGATACTTATGAAGAAACTGGTCTTCAAGGTCGTCCATCTAAGTATTCTGGCAGAAAAGTCATGAAATTTA ttgtttccattgATTTGATGGATTTATCCTTTAACCTGAATTCTAAGAAGTATGAAAGAATATCTTGGTCcttcaaagaaaagaagccattgaaatttgattttcttttggcTTGGCATCATACAG GTGCAGAAGAATCAACGGTGATGTCACACTTTTCCAGTTACCGAATTCAGGAGCATCAGCCAAAAATAGCCCTGAGCACAGTGACAGAGCTGCAGTGCCCCGTCCTGCGGAGCAGCGCACTCCAGGGGGAGCCAGAGGCAGCCTGCAGTGCTCCCGAGCTTCTGGACTGGCTGGGCGCCGTCTTCAGTCACACAGAACT aaatAACGAGCCTCATAACTTCATATCCACCTATTGCTGTCctcagccaagcacagtggtTGCCAAAGCTTATTTGTGTACAATCACGGGTTTCATACTTCCAGAGAAGATCTGTCTCCTTTTGGAACAGTTGCG tcaCTACTTTGATGAGCCCAAGTTAGCTCCTTGGGTTACATTGTCAGTACAAGGCTTTGCAGACAGTCCTGTTTCGTGGAGAGAAAATGAACATGGCTTTCGAAAAGGAGGAGAACATTTATACAACTTTGTGATTTTTAACAATCAGGACTATTGGCTTCAGATGGCTGTTGGGGCGAATGATGACTGTCCACcgtga
- the RPP40 gene encoding ribonuclease P protein subunit p40 isoform X2 encodes METGPYYFVKNLPLHELITHEFIHSFVKKGSFYALTYNTNIDEDNTVALLPNGKLILSLDKDTYEETGLQGRPSKYSGRKVMKFIVSIDLMDLSFNLNSKKYERISWSFKEKKPLKFDFLLAWHHTGAEESTVMSHFSSYRIQEHQPKIALSTVTELQCPVLRSSALQGEPEAACSAPELLDWLGAVFSHTELNNEPHNFISTYCCPQPSTVVAKAYLCTITGFILPEKICLLLEQLRHYFDEPKLAPWVTLSVQGFADSPVSWRENEHGFRKGGEHLYNFVIFNNQDYWLQMAVGANDDCPP; translated from the exons ATGGAAACTGGACCTTATTACTTTGTGAAGAACTTACCTCTTCATGAGTTAATTACACACGAATTCATCCACTCCTTTGTGAAGAAAG GTTCGTTCTATGCACTAACATACAATACAAATATTGATGAAGATAATACTGTTGCCCTCCTGCCAAACG GGAAATTAATTTTATCACTGGATAAAGATACTTATGAAGAAACTGGTCTTCAAGGTCGTCCATCTAAGTATTCTGGCAGAAAAGTCATGAAATTTA ttgtttccattgATTTGATGGATTTATCCTTTAACCTGAATTCTAAGAAGTATGAAAGAATATCTTGGTCcttcaaagaaaagaagccattgaaatttgattttcttttggcTTGGCATCATACAG GTGCAGAAGAATCAACGGTGATGTCACACTTTTCCAGTTACCGAATTCAGGAGCATCAGCCAAAAATAGCCCTGAGCACAGTGACAGAGCTGCAGTGCCCCGTCCTGCGGAGCAGCGCACTCCAGGGGGAGCCAGAGGCAGCCTGCAGTGCTCCCGAGCTTCTGGACTGGCTGGGCGCCGTCTTCAGTCACACAGAACT aaatAACGAGCCTCATAACTTCATATCCACCTATTGCTGTCctcagccaagcacagtggtTGCCAAAGCTTATTTGTGTACAATCACGGGTTTCATACTTCCAGAGAAGATCTGTCTCCTTTTGGAACAGTTGCG tcaCTACTTTGATGAGCCCAAGTTAGCTCCTTGGGTTACATTGTCAGTACAAGGCTTTGCAGACAGTCCTGTTTCGTGGAGAGAAAATGAACATGGCTTTCGAAAAGGAGGAGAACATTTATACAACTTTGTGATTTTTAACAATCAGGACTATTGGCTTCAGATGGCTGTTGGGGCGAATGATGACTGTCCACcgtga